A part of Ammospiza nelsoni isolate bAmmNel1 chromosome 9, bAmmNel1.pri, whole genome shotgun sequence genomic DNA contains:
- the LRRC8D gene encoding volume-regulated anion channel subunit LRRC8D, producing MFTLAEVASLSDIQPTYRILKPWWDVFMDYLAVVMLMVAIFAGTMQLTKDQVVCLPVLQSTVNSRVQPDTAGKADFTTVETTTGQEEASMRTVSFAPTVTPDILLSRATPSQYQPTESDQELKKEQKDSSGRKTNLDFQQYVFINQMCYHLALPWYSKYFPYLVLIHTIILIVSSNFWFKYPKTCSKIEHFVSILGKCFESPWTTKALSETACEDSEENKQRLTGAQSLPKYVSTSSDEGSPSASTPMITKSGFKFSADKPMIEIPSVTILDKKDGEQAKALFEKVRKFRAHVEDSDLIYKLYVGQTVIKTVKFIFILCYTANFVNTISFEHTCNPKVEHLIGYTQFECTHNMAYMLKKLLISYISLICVYGFICLYTLFWLFRIPLKEYSFEKVREESSFSDIPDVKNDFAFLLHMVDQYDQLYSKRFGVFLSEVSENKLRGISLNHEWTYEKLRQHVSRNAQDKQELHLFMLSGVPDAVFDLTDLDVLKLELIPEAKITAKISQMTNLQELHLYHCPAKVEQTAFSFLRDHLRCLHVKFTDVAEIPAWVYLLKTLRELYLIGNLNSENNKMIGLESLRELRHLKILHVKSNLTKIPPNITDVAPHLTKLVIHNDGTKLVVLNSLKKMTNVAELELQNCELERIPHAIFSLSNLQELDLKSNSIRTIEEIISFQHLKRLTCLKLWHNKIVSIPSSITHIKNLESLYLSNNKLETLPAAVFSLQKLRCLDVSYNSIAVIPVEIGLLQNLQHFHITGNKVDVLPKQLFKCVKLRTLSLGQNCITSIPDKVSQLLQLTYLELKGNCLDRLPATLGQCQLLRKSGLVVEDHLFDTLPSEVKEVLNQDTGIPFANGI from the coding sequence ATGTTTACCCTTGCAGAAGTTGCATCGCTCAGTGACATCCAGCCAACTTACCGTATCTTGAAACCATGGTGGGATGTATTTATGGATTATCTCGCTGTTGTTATGTTAATGGTCGCCATTTTTGCTGGAACCATGCAGCTGACAAAAGACCAGGTGGTCTGCTTGCCAGTTTTGCAGTCTACTGTAAATTCAAGAGTGCAGCCTGATACAGCAGGGAAGGCTGACTTCACCACTGTTGAAACAACCACTGGTCAAGAAGAAGCGTCAATGAGAACTGTTTCCTTTGCCCCCACTGTAACACCTGACATTCTTCTGAGCAGAGCTACCCCTTCTCAGTATCAACCCACTGAATCagaccaggagctgaagaaggAGCAGAAAGATTCCTCAGGCCGTAAAACAAATTTGGATTTTCAGCAGTATGTGTTTATTAACCAGATGTGCTATCATTTGGCTCTTCCTTGGTACTCAAAGTATTTTCCCTATCTTGTTCTCATCCATACTATCATTTTAATAGTCAGTAGTAATTTTTGGTTCAAGTATCCCAAGACTTGCTCAAAAATTGAGCATTTTGTGTCTATACTGGGGAAGTGCTTTGAGTCTCCTTGGACTACAAAAGCATTGTCTGAAACGGCATGTGAGGACTCTGAGGAGAACAAACAGAGGTTAACTGGTGCCCAGTCCCTGCCCAAGTATGTTTCCACTAGCAGTGATGAAGGAAGCCCAAGTGCCAGCACTCCCATGATAACCAAATCTGGCTTCAAATTTTCAGCCGACAAGCCGATGATCGAGATTCCCAGTGTCACGATTTTAGATAAGAAAGATGGAGAACAGGCCAAGGCGCTGTTTGAGAAAGTCCGGAAGTTCCGGGCTCACGTGGAAGACAGCGATCTGATTTACAAGCTCTACGTTGGCCAGACTGTCATCAAGACTGTCAAGTTCATATTTATTCTCTGCTATACTGCAAACTTCGTCAACACCATCAGTTTTGAACACACCTGCAACCCAAAAGTGGAGCACCTGATTGGCTACACACAGTTTGAATGTACACACAATATGGCTTATATGTTGAAGAAGCTGCTTATCAGCTACATTTCCCTCATCTGTGTCTATGGTTTTATCTGCCTCTACACGCTTTTCTGGCTGTTCCGGATACCTTTGAAGGAATACTCCTTTGAAAAGGTCAGGGAAGAGAGCAGCTTCAGCGATATCCCAGATGTCAAAAATgattttgcatttctcttgcACATGGTGGATCAGTATGACCAGCTGTATTCGAAGCGATTTGGTGTCTTTTTGTCGGAGGTAAGCGAGAACAAACTGCGCGGGATTAGTTTGAACCATGAATGGACTTACGAAAAGCTTAGGCAGCATGTCTCCCGCAACGCCCAGGACAAGCAGGAGCTGCATCTCTTCATGCTGTCAGGGGTCCCTGATGCAGTGTTTGATCTGACAGATCTGGATGTGTTGAAACTGGAGCTGATTCCTGAAGCGAAAATTACAGCCAAAATTTCCCAGATGACAAATCTTCAGGAGCTTCATCTGTACCACTGCCCTGCGAAGGTCGAGCAGACTGCCTTCAGCTTCCTCCGGGACCACTTGAGATGCCTTCATGTGAAATTCACAGATGTCGCAGAAATTCCTGCGTGGGTGTATTTGCTCAAAACCCTCCGTGAATTGTATTTGATAGGCAACTTGAActctgaaaataataaaatgataGGGCTTGAATCTCTTAGAGAGTTGAGACACCTTAAAATTCTCCACGTGAAGAGCAATTTGaccaaaattccccccaataTCACAGATGTAGCACCACATCTGACAAAACTAGTCATTCATAACGATGGCACTAAGCTTGTGGTACTCAATAGCCTTAAGAAAATGACAAATGTTGCAGAGTTGGAACTGCAGAACTGTGAACTGGAGAGAATTCCCCATGCCATCTTCAGTCTCTCTAACTTACAAGAACTGGATTTAAAGTCAAATAGCATACGCACAATTGAAGAAATTATCAGTTTCCAGCATTTAAAAAGATTGACTTGTTTAAAGCTGTGGCACAATAAAATAGTCAGCATTCCTTCATCCATTACTCACATAAAGAATTTGGAGTCTCTTTATCTCTCCAATAACAAACTTGAAACCTTACCTGCCGCAGTGTTCAGTTTACAGAAACTTCGGTGTTTGGATGTAAGCTACAACTCCATTGCGGTGATTCCAGTGGAAATAGGTTTGCTTCAAAATCTTCAGCATTTTCACATCACAGGAAACAAAGTCGATGTTTTGCCAAAACAGTTGTTTAAATGTGTTAAATTGAGGACTTTGAGTCTGGGACAAAACTGTATTACCTCAATCCCAGATAAAGTAAGTCAGCTGTTGCAGCTGACTTACCTGGAACTGAAGGGAAACTGCTTGGACCGTCTGCCAGCTACACtggggcagtgtcagcttctcaggaaaagTGGGCTCGTAGTGGAAGATCACCTCTTTGACACTTTACCCTCAGAAGTTAAAGAGGTGTTGAATCAAGACACAGGCATTCCCTTTGCTAATGGGATTTAG